One Citrobacter amalonaticus genomic window carries:
- the pbpG gene encoding D-alanyl-D-alanine endopeptidase, whose product MLKFRVSILSLALMLAVPFAPQALAKTAATAAASQPEIASGSAMIVDLNTNKVIYSNHPDLVRPIASITKLMTAMVVLDARLPLDEKLKVDISQTPEMKGIYSRVRLNSEISRKDMLLLALMSSENRAAASLAHHYPGGYNAFINAMNAKAKALGMTQTRFVEPTGLSIHNVSTARDLTRLLIASKQYPLIGQLSTTREDMATFANPAYTLPFRNTNHLVYRDNWNIQLTKTGFTNAAGHCLVMRTVINNKPVALVVMDAFGKYTHFADASRLRTWIETGKVMPVPAAALSYKKQKAAQMAAAGGNAGEQTAQND is encoded by the coding sequence ATGCTGAAATTCCGAGTTTCCATACTGAGCCTGGCGCTGATGCTGGCTGTGCCTTTTGCGCCGCAAGCGCTGGCAAAAACGGCGGCGACTGCCGCGGCGTCTCAACCTGAGATTGCCTCCGGTAGTGCGATGATCGTGGATCTGAACACCAATAAGGTGATCTATTCGAACCATCCGGACCTGGTGCGTCCGATTGCGTCGATAACCAAATTAATGACGGCGATGGTGGTGCTTGATGCACGGCTGCCGCTGGACGAAAAACTGAAAGTGGATATCAGCCAGACGCCAGAGATGAAAGGGATCTACTCTCGCGTGCGGCTGAACAGTGAAATCAGCCGTAAAGATATGTTACTGCTGGCGCTGATGTCCTCGGAAAACCGGGCCGCAGCAAGCCTGGCGCATCATTATCCGGGCGGCTATAACGCTTTTATTAACGCCATGAACGCGAAGGCAAAAGCGCTGGGTATGACCCAGACCCGTTTTGTGGAACCGACCGGTTTGTCGATTCACAACGTGTCGACCGCGCGCGATCTCACCAGACTGCTTATCGCCAGTAAGCAGTATCCGCTGATTGGGCAACTGAGCACCACGCGTGAAGATATGGCGACCTTCGCCAACCCGGCGTATACGCTGCCGTTTCGCAATACCAACCATCTGGTGTATCGCGACAACTGGAATATTCAGCTTACTAAAACCGGCTTCACCAACGCCGCAGGGCATTGCCTGGTGATGCGCACGGTAATCAATAATAAACCGGTGGCGCTGGTGGTGATGGATGCGTTCGGCAAGTACACCCATTTTGCCGATGCCAGTCGTTTACGCACGTGGATCGAAACCGGGAAAGTAATGCCGGTTCCGGCGGCGGCATTGAGCTATAAAAAGCAAAAAGCCGCACAGATGGCCGCGGCGGGCGGCAATGCGGGTGAGCAAACCGCGCAAAACGACTGA
- a CDS encoding Yip1 family protein: protein MNHVWGLFSHPNREMQVINSENETVSHHYTHHVLLMAAIPVICAFIGTTQIGWNFGDGTILKLSLFTGLVLAVLFYAVMLAGVAIMGRVIWWMARNYPQRPSLTHCMVFAGYVATPLFLSGLVALYPLVWLCAFVGTVALFYTGYLLYLGIPTFLNINKEEGLSFSSSTLAIGVLVLEVLLALTVILWGYGYRLF, encoded by the coding sequence ATGAACCATGTCTGGGGGCTGTTTTCCCATCCCAATCGTGAAATGCAGGTGATCAACAGCGAGAACGAAACGGTTTCGCATCACTACACCCACCATGTGCTTTTGATGGCGGCCATCCCGGTCATTTGCGCCTTCATTGGTACGACCCAAATCGGCTGGAATTTTGGCGACGGCACTATCCTGAAGCTTTCTCTGTTTACAGGCCTTGTGCTGGCAGTCCTGTTCTATGCCGTGATGCTGGCGGGCGTGGCGATCATGGGGCGCGTGATCTGGTGGATGGCGCGGAATTATCCGCAGCGTCCGTCTTTGACGCACTGTATGGTGTTTGCCGGTTATGTGGCGACGCCGCTGTTTCTCAGCGGTCTGGTGGCGCTGTATCCGCTGGTGTGGCTTTGCGCATTTGTCGGGACGGTAGCGCTGTTCTATACCGGCTATCTGCTCTATCTGGGCATTCCGACATTCCTGAATATCAATAAGGAAGAAGGGCTGAGTTTCTCCAGCTCGACCCTGGCTATCGGCGTACTGGTACTGGAAGTGCTGCTCGCGCTGACCGTCATCCTCTGGGGATACGGCTATCGCTTGTTCTGA
- a CDS encoding DedA family protein: MDINSLIAQYGYAALVVGSLAEGETITLLGGVAAHQGLLKFPLVVVAVALGGMIGDQLLYLLGRRFGGRILHRFARHRDKIRQAQKMIQRRPYLFVIGTRFMYGFRVIGPLLIGASHLPPKIFLPLNILGALVWALIFTTLGYVGGEVVAPWLHHLDQHLKHWIWLILAVVLVIGARWWLKRRSKAKKAQE; encoded by the coding sequence ATGGATATAAACAGTCTTATTGCGCAATACGGTTATGCCGCGCTGGTGGTCGGGAGTCTGGCTGAAGGCGAAACCATCACCCTGCTGGGGGGCGTTGCCGCACATCAGGGATTACTCAAGTTCCCCCTCGTGGTCGTGGCCGTGGCCTTAGGCGGCATGATAGGCGATCAGCTACTGTATCTGCTGGGACGCCGCTTTGGTGGCAGGATCCTGCACCGCTTTGCACGTCATCGTGACAAAATTCGTCAGGCGCAGAAGATGATTCAGCGTCGCCCGTACCTGTTCGTGATCGGCACCCGTTTCATGTACGGGTTTCGCGTGATCGGCCCGCTGTTGATTGGCGCCAGCCATCTGCCGCCAAAGATATTTTTACCGCTGAATATCCTCGGCGCACTGGTCTGGGCGCTGATCTTCACCACCCTGGGTTATGTGGGAGGTGAAGTGGTCGCGCCATGGTTACATCACCTCGATCAGCATCTCAAACATTGGATCTGGCTGATTCTGGCGGTGGTGCTGGTGATCGGCGCTCGCTGGTGGCTGAAGCGCCGCAGTAAGGCGAAGAAGGCTCAGGAGTGA
- the mdtQ gene encoding multidrug resistance outer membrane protein MdtQ — protein MTRYSFHALTACFPLAVLLAGCAPMHDSQPTLTQQPPASHVDSTLPPALNNGWPGSQWWQDYHDAQLNELVKNAIASSPDMQVAEQRISLAEAQAKAVEAQGGPQVDLSADAERQKMSAEGLMGPFAVTDPAAGTTGPWYTNGTFGLTAGWDLDLWGKNRAEVTARIGAVKAREAEREQTRQLLASGVTRLYWEWQTDAALSKLLIQIEQEQRNIIDTNRQLYQNGITSSVEGVETDIDDSKTQQQLNEVAGKMKVIEARLSALTNTQSASLKLYEVSLPQVESQLPGQLGYALLARRADLQAAHWVIESSMSSVEAAKAAFYPDINLMAFLQQDALHLSDLFRSSAQQMGVTAGLTLPIFDSGRLNANLDIAQAQNNLSIASYNKAVVDAVNEVARTASQVATLMQKNQHQQQIEHDADRVVSLAQARYDAGIIAGSLVSKARIPALREQGNGLILQGQWLDASIQLTSALGGGYHHS, from the coding sequence ATGACTCGTTACTCTTTTCACGCGCTGACAGCGTGCTTTCCGCTGGCTGTTTTGCTCGCGGGATGTGCCCCCATGCATGACAGCCAACCGACGCTGACTCAGCAACCTCCCGCCTCTCATGTGGATTCAACGCTGCCTCCGGCGCTGAATAACGGGTGGCCCGGGAGCCAGTGGTGGCAGGATTATCATGACGCACAGTTGAACGAGTTAGTGAAGAACGCGATTGCCAGTTCCCCGGATATGCAAGTGGCGGAACAGCGGATCTCGCTGGCCGAAGCGCAGGCTAAAGCGGTCGAAGCCCAGGGGGGGCCGCAAGTCGATCTTTCAGCGGATGCCGAACGGCAGAAAATGTCAGCAGAAGGGCTCATGGGGCCGTTTGCCGTCACCGATCCGGCGGCAGGCACGACCGGACCGTGGTACACCAACGGTACGTTTGGCCTGACCGCCGGTTGGGATCTCGATTTGTGGGGTAAGAACCGCGCGGAAGTGACGGCGCGCATCGGGGCGGTAAAAGCGCGGGAAGCTGAACGTGAGCAGACCCGCCAGCTGCTAGCCAGCGGCGTTACGCGGCTTTACTGGGAATGGCAAACAGATGCGGCGCTCAGCAAACTGCTGATCCAAATTGAACAGGAACAGCGCAATATCATTGACACCAATCGCCAGCTATATCAGAACGGCATCACCTCTTCGGTAGAAGGCGTGGAAACGGATATCGATGACAGTAAAACCCAGCAGCAGTTGAATGAGGTTGCCGGGAAGATGAAGGTCATTGAGGCGCGTCTGAGCGCGCTGACCAACACGCAATCGGCGTCGCTGAAACTGTATGAAGTGAGCTTGCCGCAGGTGGAGAGCCAGCTTCCAGGACAACTGGGCTACGCCCTGTTGGCGCGCAGAGCAGATTTACAGGCGGCGCACTGGGTGATTGAATCCTCCATGAGCAGCGTGGAGGCGGCGAAAGCGGCGTTCTATCCCGACATCAATCTGATGGCCTTTTTGCAACAGGATGCGCTGCATCTGAGCGATCTGTTCCGCAGTTCCGCCCAACAGATGGGCGTGACCGCTGGCCTGACGCTGCCGATCTTCGACAGTGGCAGACTGAATGCAAACCTTGATATCGCCCAGGCGCAGAACAATTTGTCGATCGCCAGTTATAACAAAGCGGTGGTTGATGCGGTGAACGAGGTGGCGCGTACGGCCAGTCAGGTGGCGACGCTGATGCAGAAAAATCAGCATCAGCAGCAGATTGAACATGATGCCGATCGGGTGGTCAGCCTGGCGCAGGCGCGCTATGACGCCGGGATTATCGCTGGCTCTCTCGTCAGCAAGGCCAGAATACCCGCGCTGCGCGAGCAGGGTAACGGACTGATTTTACAAGGTCAGTGGCTGGATGCGTCCATCCAGCTTACCAGCGCGCTCGGCGGCGGCTATCATCACTCCTGA
- the dusC gene encoding tRNA dihydrouridine(16) synthase DusC, translating into MRVLLAPMEGVLDSLVRELLTEVNDYDLCITEFVRVVDQLLPVKVFHRLCPELLNGSRTPSGTLVRVQLLGQYPQWLAENAARAVELGSYGVDLNCGCPSKMVNGSGGGATLLKDPELIYQGAKAMREAVPAHLPVTVKVRLGWDSGDKKFEIADAVQQAGASELVVHGRTKEQGYKAEHINWQAIGEIRERLSIPVIANGEIWDWQSAQECLAVSGCDAVMIGRGALNIPNLSRVVKYNEPRMPWPQVVELLKKYTRLEKQGDTGLYHVARIKQWLGYLRKEYREATDVFQDIRALNHSPDIARAIQSIEV; encoded by the coding sequence ATGCGGGTTTTACTGGCGCCGATGGAAGGCGTACTGGATTCACTGGTGCGCGAACTTCTGACGGAAGTGAATGATTATGATCTTTGCATCACCGAGTTTGTGCGCGTGGTGGATCAACTCTTGCCAGTAAAAGTCTTTCATCGTCTCTGCCCTGAGTTGCTCAACGGCAGCCGGACCCCTTCCGGCACCTTAGTCCGTGTGCAACTGTTGGGGCAGTATCCCCAGTGGCTGGCGGAAAATGCGGCCCGCGCCGTGGAACTGGGATCTTACGGCGTTGATCTCAACTGCGGCTGCCCGTCAAAAATGGTGAACGGCAGCGGCGGCGGGGCGACGTTACTCAAGGATCCTGAACTCATCTACCAGGGCGCGAAAGCGATGCGTGAAGCGGTGCCCGCGCATTTACCGGTGACGGTAAAAGTGCGTCTGGGCTGGGACAGCGGCGACAAGAAGTTTGAGATTGCGGATGCCGTCCAGCAGGCCGGGGCGAGCGAACTGGTCGTACACGGGCGCACCAAAGAGCAGGGCTATAAGGCGGAGCACATCAACTGGCAGGCGATTGGCGAAATTCGCGAGCGGCTGTCTATTCCGGTGATTGCCAACGGTGAAATCTGGGACTGGCAAAGCGCTCAGGAATGTCTGGCCGTTAGCGGCTGTGACGCGGTGATGATTGGTCGCGGAGCATTGAACATTCCCAATCTCAGTCGGGTGGTGAAGTATAACGAGCCGCGAATGCCATGGCCGCAGGTCGTTGAGCTACTGAAAAAGTATACCCGTCTGGAAAAACAGGGCGACACCGGCTTATATCACGTTGCGCGTATTAAACAATGGCTGGGTTATTTGCGTAAGGAATACCGTGAGGCCACGGATGTCTTTCAGGATATTCGCGCGTTAAATCATTCACCGGATATTGCCCGCGCGATTCAGTCGATTGAAGTTTAA
- a CDS encoding 3-hydroxybenzoate 6-monooxygenase has protein sequence MAKVTSAIIVGGGIGGAATALSLARQGIKVMLLEKAHEIGEIGAGIQLGPNAFSALDSLGVGDVARQRAVFTDHITMMDAVNAEEVVHIETGQAFRDHFGGPYAVIHRVDIHASVWESVLTHPNVEYRTSTNVVDIRQTADDVTVFDEQGNSWTADILIGCDGVKSVVRQSLLGDSPRVTGHVVYRAVIDCADMPEDLRINAPVLWAGPHCHLVHYPLRGGKQYNLVVTFHSRHQEEWGVKDGSKEEVLSYFAGIHPRPRQMLDKPTTWRRWSTADREPVEKWGTERITLVGDAAHPVAQYMAQGACMALEDAVTLGKALEQCDGDAAKAFALYESVRIPRTARIVWSTREMGRVYHAAGVERQVRNLLWKGKSQAEFYRGMEWLYGWKEDNCLLPR, from the coding sequence ATGGCTAAAGTGACGAGCGCAATTATTGTCGGCGGCGGAATTGGCGGGGCAGCCACCGCGCTTTCGCTGGCGCGTCAGGGTATCAAAGTGATGCTGCTGGAAAAAGCCCATGAAATTGGCGAGATCGGTGCGGGTATTCAGCTCGGTCCAAACGCCTTCTCTGCGCTGGACAGCCTCGGCGTCGGCGATGTCGCGCGTCAGCGTGCGGTGTTTACCGATCACATCACCATGATGGATGCCGTGAACGCGGAAGAAGTGGTGCACATCGAGACCGGACAGGCCTTTCGCGACCACTTCGGCGGTCCGTACGCGGTCATCCACCGGGTTGATATTCACGCTTCCGTCTGGGAATCAGTACTGACGCATCCGAACGTTGAGTACCGGACTTCGACCAATGTGGTCGACATTCGCCAGACGGCGGACGACGTAACGGTGTTCGACGAGCAAGGGAATAGCTGGACCGCCGATATTCTGATCGGTTGTGACGGCGTGAAGTCGGTGGTGCGTCAGAGCCTGCTGGGCGATTCGCCGCGCGTGACCGGACACGTAGTCTACCGTGCGGTCATTGACTGTGCGGATATGCCGGAAGACCTGCGCATCAACGCGCCAGTGCTCTGGGCCGGACCGCACTGCCACCTCGTGCACTACCCGCTGCGCGGCGGTAAGCAGTACAACCTGGTCGTCACCTTCCACAGTCGTCATCAGGAGGAGTGGGGCGTGAAAGACGGCAGTAAGGAAGAAGTGCTGTCGTATTTCGCCGGGATCCATCCACGCCCGCGGCAGATGCTGGATAAACCCACGACCTGGCGTCGCTGGTCAACCGCCGATCGCGAACCGGTGGAGAAATGGGGCACCGAACGTATCACGCTGGTGGGCGATGCCGCGCATCCGGTGGCGCAGTACATGGCGCAGGGGGCCTGTATGGCGCTGGAAGATGCCGTCACGCTGGGTAAAGCGCTGGAGCAGTGCGACGGCGATGCGGCGAAAGCCTTTGCGCTGTATGAGTCGGTGCGCATTCCACGCACGGCGCGCATTGTCTGGTCGACCCGCGAAATGGGGCGCGTCTATCACGCGGCAGGCGTGGAGCGCCAGGTGCGAAATCTGTTGTGGAAAGGTAAATCACAGGCGGAGTTTTATCGCGGCATGGAATGGCTGTACGGCTGGAAAGAAGATAACTGTCTTCTGCCACGCTGA